In Aestuariibaculum lutulentum, one DNA window encodes the following:
- the rpsR gene encoding 30S ribosomal protein S18: MSSIEQQSKGKKDGEIRYLTPLNIDTNKTKKYCRFKKSGIKYVDYKDPDFLLKFVNEQGKILPRRLTGTSLKYQRKVSVAVKRARHLALMPYVADLLK; this comes from the coding sequence ATGTCATCTATAGAGCAACAATCTAAAGGGAAAAAAGACGGAGAAATCAGATATTTAACTCCGCTTAATATTGACACTAATAAAACGAAAAAATACTGTCGTTTTAAAAAGTCTGGTATTAAATACGTAGACTACAAAGATCCAGATTTCTTATTAAAGTTTGTAAATGAGCAAGGTAAAATCTTACCTCGTCGTTTAACTGGAACTTCATTAAAGTATCAAAGAAAAGTATCTGTAGCTGTAAAAAGAGCTCGTCACTTAGCTTTAATGCCATACGTAGCAGATTTATTAAAATAA